A genomic window from Prosthecobacter debontii includes:
- a CDS encoding Uma2 family endonuclease gives MSTAILEDPAPLSYEEERGKPMPSFHHGIVQANLIVEFAKRSDYRCVSEVAVIVESVSYTPDICLYPRKQVDFRHDTVRMKEPPVVAVEIFSPSQGSLEIMEKVDTYLQAGVKSVWVVAPPLTSITIYTADGKQKGFLEGTVTDPATGIQVEMDQVFR, from the coding sequence ATGAGCACCGCCATTCTCGAAGACCCAGCTCCGCTGAGCTACGAAGAAGAGAGGGGAAAACCCATGCCGAGCTTTCACCACGGAATTGTCCAAGCCAATCTAATCGTTGAGTTTGCCAAGCGGTCAGACTACCGCTGCGTGAGCGAAGTCGCAGTTATCGTCGAGAGTGTCTCCTACACGCCCGACATCTGCCTCTACCCACGAAAGCAGGTGGACTTCCGCCACGACACCGTGCGGATGAAAGAGCCGCCGGTGGTTGCGGTGGAGATTTTTTCTCCATCGCAGGGCTCCTTGGAGATCATGGAAAAGGTGGATACCTACCTGCAAGCCGGAGTCAAAAGCGTCTGGGTTGTCGCTCCACCGCTGACCTCCATCACGATCTACACGGCGGATGGGAAGCAAAAAGGTTTCCTCGAAGGCACCGTGACCGATCCCGCAACGGGTATCCAGGTGGAGATGGATCAGGTGTTCCGTTGA
- a CDS encoding pyridoxine 5'-phosphate synthase — MASPLLLGVNIDHVATLRQARYRTMLGAHNVEPSILEAAHLAEDSGAHSITIHLRADRRHIVDADVYLLREKIRTKLNLEMGNTPEILGIALQVKPDFVCMVPENREEVTTEGGLDVVGQKEVLRASVQQLEANGTRVSMFIDPDLEQVRASADIGASMIELHTGTFANEQGEKRAQEAARLKAAAELGHSLGLQINAGHGLTTTNLPDLFCVPHLAELNIGHSIVARSVFVGMKQAITEFLAVMAQYPRA, encoded by the coding sequence ATGGCCTCCCCCCTCCTTCTCGGCGTTAATATTGACCACGTCGCCACGCTTCGGCAGGCACGTTACCGCACCATGCTCGGGGCTCACAATGTGGAGCCTTCCATCCTGGAGGCCGCTCACCTGGCGGAGGATTCAGGCGCTCATTCCATCACCATTCACCTGCGTGCTGACCGCCGCCACATCGTGGATGCGGATGTCTATCTGCTGCGTGAAAAGATCCGCACCAAGCTCAATCTGGAAATGGGCAATACCCCAGAGATTCTCGGCATCGCCCTCCAGGTGAAGCCTGACTTCGTCTGCATGGTGCCGGAGAACCGCGAGGAAGTCACCACCGAGGGCGGGCTGGATGTCGTGGGCCAGAAGGAAGTGCTGCGCGCCAGTGTGCAGCAGCTCGAAGCCAATGGCACCCGCGTCAGCATGTTCATCGATCCTGACCTCGAGCAAGTGCGCGCCTCCGCAGACATCGGCGCGAGCATGATCGAGCTTCACACCGGGACCTTTGCCAACGAACAGGGTGAGAAACGAGCCCAGGAGGCGGCTCGCCTGAAAGCCGCCGCCGAGCTTGGGCACAGCCTCGGATTGCAGATCAATGCCGGGCATGGTCTCACCACCACGAACCTCCCAGATCTCTTTTGTGTCCCGCATCTGGCGGAGCTGAACATCGGCCACAGCATCGTCGCACGCTCCGTCTTTGTCGGGATGAAGCAGGCCATCACCGAGTTCCTTGCCGTCATGGCGCAGTATCCCCGCGCATGA